One genomic region from Mauremys reevesii isolate NIE-2019 linkage group 7, ASM1616193v1, whole genome shotgun sequence encodes:
- the FEZF2 gene encoding fez family zinc finger protein 2 — protein MASSAAVETVMPSACPRHEGRSGASNPSKTLAFSIERIMAKSAEPKPAFEPRPGGLEPEPGKKSLGLGSPLPYVLPIPPLAYEAHPKALLGYSELWKGSALRGPAGLCKATCGMCCKAELGLGHSLLPAGRVIKPQAISQAAGMPAQGSVYYFNYLESAYPSELLPGQLFPSSLLGAPPPAGLAAHHKLLLLESAKLAGRAPDKFPSAQYPHKERLPGQLDQVMKENTALAGERNGVKSHSKVSSSADGKPKSFTCEVCGKVFNAHYNLTRHMPVHTGARPFVCKVCGKGFRQASTLCRHKIIHTQEKPHKCNQCGKAFNRSSTLNTHIRIHAGYKPFVCEFCGKGFHQKGNYKNHKLTHSGEKQYKCTICNKAFHQIYNLTFHMHTHNDKKPFTCGTCGKGFCRNFDLKKHVRKLHDTATPTKELPRSLQS, from the exons ATGGCGAGCTCGGCGGCCGTGGAGACGGTCATGCCCTCCGCCTGCCCGCGCCACGAAGGCAGGAGCGGAGCCTCCAACCCCTCCAAGACGCTGGCCTTCTCCATCGAGCGGATCATGGCCAAGAGCGCCGAGCCCAAGCCGGCCTTCGAGCCCAGGCCAGGCGGGTTGGAGCCCGAGCCGGGCAAGAAGAGCCTGGGCCTGGGCTCGCCGCTGCCGTACGTGCTGCCCATCCCGCCGCTGGCCTACGAGGCGCACCCCAAGGCGCTGCTCGGCTACTCGGAGCTCTGGAAGGGCAGCGCGCTGCGGGGCCCGGCCGGGCTGTGCAAAGCCACCTGCGGCATGTGCTGCAAGGCGGAGCTGGGCCTCGGGCACTCGCTGCTGCCGGCCGGCCGCGTGATCAAGCCCCAGGCCATCAGCCAGGCGGCGGGGATGCCGGCCCAGGGCTCCGTGTACTACTTCAACTACCTGGAGTCCGCGTACCCCTCCGAGCTGCTCCCGGGCCAGCTCTTCCCCTCCAGCCTGCTGGGCGCGCCGCCCCCGGCCGGCCTGGCCGCGCACcacaaactcctgctgctggagagCGCCAAGCTGGCCGGGCGGGCGCCGGACAAGTTCCCCAGCGCCCAGTACCCGCACAAGGAGCGGCTCCCCGGCCAGCTGGACCAGGTGATGAAGGAGAACACGGCTCTGGCCGGGGAGAGGAACGGGGTGAAAAGCCACAGCAAAGTCAGCAGCTCCGCCGACGGGAAGCCCAAGAGCTTCACCTGCGAAGTGTGTGGCAAG GTCTTCAATGCCCATTACAACTTAACTCGCCACATGCCGGTCCACACGGGGGCCAGGCCGTTCGTCTGCAAAGTTTGTGGCAAGGGCTTCCGGCAGGCCAGCACCCTGTGCAGACACAAAATTATCCACACGCAG GAAAAACCTCACAAATGTAACCAATGCGGCAAAGCTTTCAACAGAAGCTCCACGCTCAACACGCACATTAGAATCCACGCGGGCTACAAACCCTTCGTGTGTGAATTTTGCGGGAAGGGATTTCACCAaaaag GAAACTACAAGAACCATAAATTGACCCACAGCGGCGAGAAGCAGTACAAATGCACCATCTGCAACAAAGCCTTTCACCAGATCTATAACTTGACTTTCCACATGCACACTCACAACGACAAGAAACCCTTCACGTGCGGCACCTGCGGCAAAGGCTTTTGCAGAAACTTTGATTTAAAGAAGCACGTCCGAAAGCTACACGACACCGCGACCCCTACAAAAGAGCTGCCCAGGAGTTTGCAAAGCTAA